A genome region from Tolypothrix sp. PCC 7712 includes the following:
- a CDS encoding DUF5340 domain-containing protein: MEQIPLPSPIHYELILQLLERQTMSAVSKNPDLRHQVNQLIITLRKAAVQQKHLEEICQFSSVVVDHRWSINHHTEKAVTPE; the protein is encoded by the coding sequence ATGGAGCAAATTCCACTGCCCTCACCTATCCATTACGAACTTATACTGCAACTTTTAGAAAGACAAACAATGTCAGCAGTAAGTAAAAATCCGGATTTGCGGCATCAGGTGAATCAGCTAATTATTACTTTACGTAAAGCAGCTGTTCAACAAAAGCACCTGGAAGAAATTTGCCAGTTTTCTTCTGTAGTGGTTGACCATCGTTGGTCAATCAATCATCATACTGAAAAAGCTGTTACCCCCGAATAA
- a CDS encoding DUF2949 domain-containing protein: MTIHSALGGEIQMSPSKYSRLIHFLQEDLAISTASLAVALRHREQDPGPLPMILWQYGLVTLDQLEKIYDWLETA; encoded by the coding sequence ATGACAATACACTCTGCACTAGGAGGTGAGATACAAATGTCACCATCAAAGTATTCTCGATTGATTCATTTTTTGCAAGAAGATTTAGCAATTTCTACAGCATCTTTAGCTGTAGCGTTGCGACATCGGGAGCAAGATCCAGGCCCTTTACCGATGATTCTTTGGCAGTATGGTTTGGTTACTCTCGATCAATTAGAGAAAATTTATGATTGGTTAGAGACGGCATAG
- a CDS encoding DUF192 domain-containing protein → MLKLLSFISILLSVLLMGCSPPTTAKPPSTTSGSQTQARVSAGQQLPITAEATVPNNTKIQLEVAQTPEQQEMGLMYRKSLPDNRGMLFKFPSAQPVRFWMKNTLIPLDMIFMQNGVVKYIKTSAPPCTSDPCPTYGTNTLVDTVIELRAGRATELGLKLGDSIKIKFLSSATLRK, encoded by the coding sequence ATGCTCAAATTGCTAAGTTTCATTTCAATATTGCTGAGTGTTTTGTTGATGGGCTGTTCTCCACCCACGACGGCTAAACCTCCGTCCACCACATCTGGCTCTCAAACTCAAGCACGAGTATCTGCTGGTCAACAACTACCGATTACAGCTGAGGCTACTGTTCCTAATAATACTAAGATTCAATTGGAAGTAGCCCAGACTCCGGAACAGCAAGAAATGGGGTTGATGTATAGAAAATCTTTGCCAGATAACCGGGGAATGCTGTTTAAATTCCCTTCAGCACAACCAGTTCGGTTCTGGATGAAAAATACACTCATACCTCTAGATATGATTTTTATGCAGAATGGAGTCGTTAAATATATCAAAACTTCTGCACCTCCCTGTACTAGTGACCCTTGTCCTACTTACGGGACAAATACACTAGTTGATACAGTAATTGAACTTAGGGCTGGTCGGGCTACTGAATTAGGCTTGAAGCTGGGCGATAGTATAAAAATAAAGTTTTTATCATCCGCAACATTGCGTAAATAA
- the nblR gene encoding response regulator transcription factor NblR, giving the protein MTSAHSPCVLVIETDESLANQLSFDLQEAGYESILAHDANSGLQYSRDRQPALIVLDRMLAGESGLSLCKNLRTSGLRSPVLVLMARDTVDDRVACLEAGADDYILKPYRSEDFLKLIRLYLKPDVDTTEQLRFGELVLDIATRRAIHNGRVIDLTMKEFELLKFLMEHPREVLTREQILENVWGYDFMGESNVIEVYIRYLRLKIEDEGQKRLIQTVRGVGYVLRES; this is encoded by the coding sequence ATGACCTCTGCTCATAGTCCTTGTGTTTTAGTGATTGAAACCGATGAAAGCCTAGCAAATCAGCTGTCTTTCGATTTGCAAGAGGCAGGCTATGAATCGATTTTGGCCCATGATGCCAATAGCGGTTTACAATATAGTCGCGATCGCCAACCTGCTTTAATTGTCTTAGACAGAATGTTGGCAGGTGAATCAGGACTTTCATTGTGCAAAAATCTCAGAACCTCTGGTTTGCGCTCTCCTGTGCTAGTCCTGATGGCAAGGGATACAGTTGATGATCGGGTAGCTTGTTTAGAAGCTGGAGCTGACGATTACATTCTGAAACCTTACCGTTCAGAAGACTTTTTAAAGTTGATTCGTTTGTATCTAAAACCTGATGTCGATACCACAGAACAGTTACGCTTTGGGGAACTGGTTTTAGATATCGCTACTCGCCGTGCTATACATAACGGTCGAGTAATTGACCTCACTATGAAAGAATTTGAACTATTAAAGTTCTTAATGGAACATCCTCGTGAAGTATTAACCCGAGAACAAATTCTGGAAAATGTTTGGGGTTACGACTTTATGGGCGAATCAAATGTAATTGAAGTGTATATTCGCTACTTACGCCTGAAAATCGAAGATGAAGGGCAAAAGCGTCTGATTCAAACAGTAAGAGGTGTAGGCTACGTTTTAAGGGAATCTTAG
- a CDS encoding NAD(+) kinase: MPKAGIIYNDVKPIAARIAIELKDKLTAAGWNVCITSSIGGILGYSSPESPVCHTPVTGLTPPGFDSDMEFAVVLGGDGTVLAASRQVAPCGVPILTINTGHMGFLTEAYVNQLPQALEQVMAGGYEIEERAMLTVQVLRGEAVLWEALCLNEMVLHREPLTSMCHFEIAIGRHAPVDIAADGVIVSTPTGSTAYSLSAGGPVVTPGVPALQLVPICPHSLASRALVFPDTEPVNIYPVNIPRLVMVVDGNGGCYVLPEDRVYLERSQYTVKFIRLQPPEFFRILREKLGWGLPHIAKPTSVELP; encoded by the coding sequence GTGCCGAAAGCAGGCATTATTTACAACGACGTTAAACCGATAGCGGCTCGCATCGCTATCGAACTAAAAGACAAGCTAACCGCAGCCGGTTGGAACGTATGCATCACATCGAGTATCGGTGGCATACTGGGCTACTCAAGTCCCGAAAGTCCTGTATGTCACACCCCAGTTACTGGGCTAACGCCACCTGGGTTTGACTCAGATATGGAGTTTGCAGTGGTATTGGGGGGAGACGGCACTGTTTTGGCCGCTTCTCGTCAAGTTGCTCCCTGTGGGGTTCCAATACTAACAATCAATACTGGACATATGGGATTTTTGACGGAAGCTTATGTTAATCAGCTTCCCCAAGCCCTAGAACAGGTAATGGCTGGTGGCTATGAAATTGAAGAACGAGCAATGCTCACCGTCCAAGTCTTGCGGGGCGAAGCAGTGCTTTGGGAAGCACTATGCTTGAATGAAATGGTGTTGCATCGAGAACCATTGACCTCTATGTGCCATTTTGAAATAGCCATAGGTCGTCATGCGCCGGTTGATATAGCCGCAGATGGTGTAATTGTGTCCACACCAACTGGTTCAACTGCTTATTCTTTAAGTGCTGGTGGCCCAGTAGTCACCCCTGGCGTACCCGCCCTGCAACTAGTGCCTATTTGTCCCCATTCCCTAGCTTCTAGAGCATTAGTATTTCCGGACACGGAACCAGTTAACATTTATCCAGTAAATATTCCTCGCCTGGTAATGGTGGTAGATGGTAATGGTGGGTGTTATGTCTTGCCAGAAGATAGAGTGTATTTAGAGCGATCGCAATATACTGTCAAATTCATTCGCCTACAACCCCCAGAATTTTTCCGCATTTTGCGCGAAAAATTGGGCTGGGGTCTACCCCATATTGCCAAACCAACTTCGGTAGAGTTGCCTTAA
- a CDS encoding SDR family oxidoreductase, producing the protein MTILIVGATGTLGRQVARRAIDEGYKVRCLVRSTKKAAFLKEWGAELVGGDLCYPETLPRALEGVTAVIDAATSRPTDSLSIKQVDWDGKVSLIQAAKAAGVERFIFFSILESEKYPEVPLMEIKRCTELFLVESGLKYTILRLAGFMQGLIGQYGIPILENQPVWVTGESSPVAYMDTLDIAKFAIRALSLPETEKQTFPVVGTRAWSAQEIISVCERLSGKEARVTRMPINLLRTVRHFLRFFQWGWNVADRLAFTEVLASGKPLNASMEQVYQVFGIDAQQTTTLESYLQEYFSRIMKKLKELDYEKKQSKKQKSKKTPFKQSSKVNGQ; encoded by the coding sequence ATGACTATATTAATCGTTGGTGCTACTGGCACCTTAGGAAGACAAGTGGCTCGTCGTGCTATCGATGAGGGGTATAAGGTACGCTGTCTTGTCCGGAGTACCAAAAAAGCTGCTTTTCTTAAAGAGTGGGGTGCAGAACTCGTAGGCGGAGATTTATGTTATCCCGAAACCCTTCCCAGAGCATTGGAAGGGGTTACCGCAGTGATTGATGCAGCTACATCACGTCCTACAGATTCACTGAGCATTAAACAGGTTGACTGGGACGGTAAGGTATCATTAATCCAAGCTGCTAAGGCTGCGGGTGTAGAACGCTTTATTTTCTTTTCGATTCTGGAATCTGAGAAGTACCCAGAAGTACCTTTAATGGAAATTAAGCGTTGTACAGAGCTTTTCCTAGTTGAATCAGGCTTGAAATATACAATTTTACGCCTAGCTGGATTTATGCAAGGCTTAATCGGTCAATATGGAATTCCCATTTTGGAAAACCAACCGGTTTGGGTAACAGGTGAATCTTCTCCTGTCGCCTATATGGATACTCTGGATATTGCTAAGTTTGCGATTCGAGCTTTGAGTCTACCAGAAACAGAAAAACAAACCTTCCCAGTTGTAGGTACTCGTGCTTGGAGCGCACAGGAAATTATTAGTGTGTGCGAACGCTTATCTGGCAAAGAAGCGAGAGTTACAAGAATGCCAATAAATTTACTGCGTACTGTCAGACACTTCCTGCGGTTCTTTCAGTGGGGATGGAATGTGGCGGATAGATTGGCATTTACAGAAGTTTTGGCTAGTGGTAAACCTCTAAATGCCTCAATGGAACAGGTATACCAAGTCTTTGGGATAGATGCACAACAGACTACCACCCTCGAAAGCTACTTGCAAGAGTACTTTAGTCGGATCATGAAAAAACTTAAAGAATTAGATTACGAGAAGAAACAAAGTAAAAAGCAGAAATCTAAAAAGACCCCGTTTAAGCAGTCTTCTAAAGTTAATGGTCAGTAG
- a CDS encoding PetM family cytochrome b6-f complex subunit 7 codes for MSGEMLNAALLSFGLIFVGWALGALLLKIQGADE; via the coding sequence ATGAGCGGTGAAATGTTGAATGCAGCGCTGTTGTCCTTCGGTTTAATCTTCGTAGGTTGGGCCTTAGGTGCTTTATTACTGAAAATTCAGGGTGCAGACGAATAA
- the pdxA gene encoding 4-hydroxythreonine-4-phosphate dehydrogenase PdxA, translating into MYQINQNLVGNSSLENRPRLALTLGDPAGIGPEVILKALADQDIRQNFNVTIVGSLDLLVKTHTKLLRLTDNLVPLANPAELSVIDVPLPQEIQAEILIGRGNQASGAASFAYMEYAIAQTLAGKFDGIVTAPIAKSAWKAAGYNYPGQTELLAEKSGVERFGMLFVARSPYTGWTIRTLLATTHIPLRQVADTLTPQLLSKKLDLLVECLEKDFGIENGKIAIAGLNPHSGEQGQLGTEEIDWLIPWLEQERQNRPNLQLEGPIPPDTMWVKPGQAWYGNSQNQNPADGYLALYHDQGLIPVKLMAFDRAVNTTIGLPFVRTSPDHGTAFDIAGKGIADATSMKAAIELAAELVSQRLAKQFTHP; encoded by the coding sequence ATGTATCAAATTAATCAAAATCTGGTGGGGAATTCATCTTTAGAAAATCGCCCACGCTTGGCGTTGACATTGGGAGATCCGGCGGGAATTGGGCCAGAGGTGATTTTGAAGGCTTTGGCTGATCAAGATATTCGCCAAAACTTTAATGTCACGATTGTAGGTAGCTTAGATTTATTAGTAAAGACTCACACAAAATTGTTGCGTTTAACTGATAATCTTGTTCCTTTAGCAAATCCTGCCGAATTATCGGTTATTGATGTGCCATTACCACAGGAAATTCAGGCTGAAATTCTCATTGGAAGAGGTAACCAGGCCAGTGGTGCGGCTAGTTTTGCCTATATGGAATATGCGATCGCCCAAACCCTAGCTGGTAAATTTGATGGTATCGTCACTGCTCCGATCGCTAAATCAGCTTGGAAGGCTGCGGGTTACAATTATCCAGGGCAAACAGAACTCTTAGCCGAAAAATCTGGGGTTGAGCGCTTTGGGATGTTATTTGTGGCGCGATCGCCTTATACTGGTTGGACAATCCGCACTTTGCTTGCTACCACACATATACCTTTACGTCAAGTAGCAGATACATTAACACCCCAGTTACTCAGCAAGAAATTAGATTTGCTGGTGGAGTGTTTAGAGAAAGATTTTGGTATAGAGAACGGGAAAATTGCGATCGCGGGTTTAAATCCCCACAGTGGTGAACAAGGACAATTAGGAACTGAAGAAATAGATTGGCTAATTCCTTGGTTAGAACAAGAACGCCAAAATCGCCCAAATTTGCAGTTAGAAGGGCCAATACCACCAGATACGATGTGGGTTAAACCTGGTCAGGCTTGGTATGGCAATAGTCAAAACCAAAATCCGGCTGATGGCTACTTGGCACTTTACCACGACCAAGGCTTAATTCCTGTCAAGCTAATGGCGTTTGACCGCGCAGTTAATACAACAATAGGTCTACCTTTTGTCAGAACATCACCCGATCATGGAACAGCCTTTGATATTGCTGGTAAGGGAATTGCTGATGCTACAAGTATGAAAGCAGCGATTGAGTTAGCAGCAGAGTTAGTTAGTCAAAGACTTGCGAAACAGTTTACTCACCCGTAA